One Zingiber officinale cultivar Zhangliang chromosome 10B, Zo_v1.1, whole genome shotgun sequence genomic window, cctcttcctctaggagatcaagtggtggtcggatcttagcttggagaagaaggagagaaagcttgcatctgttggagcttggttggtggaaaaagatcttcatcttttggaagcattgtgcttggccgaaacttgaagaaaggagaagaaggtgttttggtggtttctcatctcggaagtgttggggttgcaaggttgcaaacatagtcccatattggaaacacataggaaagatcatgggtttataagagaaaagatatctccattggcatgaagccttttgggtaaagcccaagagcaaaaccatgagggcttaggcccaaagtggacaatattatgccattgtggagatatctaaattcttttcgatcctacaagtggtatcagagcccggactgccagaatgtttaaccgccgactgtgcacaagagctatggtctgattgagccatgtgggtacaatattgacctcgaacaaaaaaagtgggggctcctatgttgggatcaagaggaccagacaccaggcaggaagtcctagttgcgactaggcaatgaagtcctagtaggtcgggtggaccgagggacaggaagacctggtgggtcaaggatcggacgtgggaagcctatggtcctttgtttgaggggggggggattgttggggttgcaaggttgcaaacatagtcctatattggaaacacatgggaaagatcatggatttataagagaaaagatatctccattggcatgaggccttttgggtaaagcccaagagcaaaaccatgaggccttaggcccaaagtggacaatattatgccattgtggagatatctaaattcttttcgatcctacaagaagatcgttgcccacacaacgtccgaggttaaaagaggaatacggtagaagacctagaggtttttgcttgcaaaagaaaaggtatactagtattttatttccgcatcatactagttttatcttcatgtaaaaaatactaaatacaagaggcatgcgattctagtatttcgaatttgttttcgatgttgtgttctttgtttttcttttccttgtgatttgattgttcttttcgattgacctaaagttatttaaggaaattaaatattagctttccttaaaaggatttgtctaggcggtggtggttgttcccatatccaagaaggtcatgtgcctcgccatgtagtcctggaagccaattttgaaaattaatatttaatggaattaataacctaggtgatttggatcgaacgtgttaagttccgcaggagatccaagtctaaacctaaaagaacaaatagattaaactttggatcaaacgtgttaagttccgcaggcgatccaagtttaatttaaaagaacacatggtagctaggaaaaggtctagacctttgtacaaaatttttgtacagtggaaccattaggttttccaagtagcaaccaacagtatagGCAATGAGTTGAGGTACTCCTTAAGTTCTTCAAACGCTcggtcgcactcctcgtcccactggaATATGGTGGTTCGGCGTagtatcttgaaaaatggcaagctccggtcggacGATTTGGAGATGAACCGAGATAATGTTGTTATTCGACCGGTGAGACGTTGGGCTTCCTTCAAATTTCTTggcggcggcatgtcttgtagtgctTTTACTTTGCTGGGGTTTGCCTCGATACCCCGCTCGATGACGATGTAACCCAAGAATCGCTCGCTCTTTGCGCTGAACAAACACCTGTTTGGATTCAGTTTGATTCTGTATGTCCTAAGTGTCTGATAGGTCTCCTTGATATATGTGCATAGGTCAGctgctcggagggatttaatcaatatgtcatcgatgcaTACCTCCAGCATGCATATTAGCTCGCACCCAACAGTGGAGTCCACCATATCATTAATTCGAGGtagcgggtagaagtccttcaGGCATGCTTTATtgaggtcccggaagtcgatgtagactcgccacttgttgctcggcttggagaccaacaagGCATTTGCAAGCCAGCTCAGTAATTGAacttcccgtatgtggccggcctccagcaaCTTCTCTATTTCTGCTCGGATGATCAGGTTttgttcggcactgaagtccATCTTCTTCTATTTTACCGGTCGAGCATCCGATCGGACGTGAAGTTCATGTTGTGCGACGCTCGGGGAAATCACGAGAAGCTCATATGTTGACCATGCGAATACATCGTAGTTTTATTATAAACAGGCGATCAGCTCTGCCTTCTGCTTGGCTCCCAGATCAGACGCTATGAAAGTTGTGGCCTCCGCTACAACCTACGCTGTGAATCTCCAGCCGCCAAGCGTTTGACTTCCTGACTTTGTTAGAGTCACCACCGGTTGGTTTGTTGGCAATGATGTTTATTTCTCCTCAAGtggtattgcttctattttcctcctcctgAGTGAATGACCTATTTTGATCGTGAGAGGCTAGGGGATGATCGATACTTTCCCTCTACTGATGATGGCGTTGTCGCTCGGGTGATCTCCTTGCATCCCCCCGCCACCCGGTGGATTGTTGCCCGTGTCGTCGGTCAGGAGAGGGAGATCGGCGACGATAGCCCCTCGGGGCTGGCCTAGCGATCTGTGTCAGGCCGCGACAGTCACGTGTGTTGTGTGACGttgactggtggaaggagcaaaacatgggcgtccatacattgcctttcgatgtctttggcCGGTCAGAAGCCACATGTTGCACGACATGCACCCTTATTTCCTAATGGGGTAGGCCTTTGGCTCTTGGCTCCACTATAAGAAAATTGGGCTTTTACAACActtaaagacaacactttttttaaaaagcgttgtcattttttttaacaacgcttttagtgaaaagcgttgtctatttctttattttcttactaatagacaatgtttttttaaaaaccgttgtatTTTAGTGATTTTTGTGGGTCAACGACAACACTTCTTGAAAAGCGTTGTATATTACCATTTTTTTAGTGTTGTTTATTGTCAAGTTCTCGTCTAAATTAAATCTAGAatgatacaaaccgttggatcaagtAAGGAGTTGAAAAACCCCTAGGCTTCACTCGCTCGCACCCACCTATCTTCCGAAAACCTCCCGAACCCCTCTCATAACTTCTCATCTCtcgccttctccatccaactcctcttcTCACGACCTCTCCGTCCAACTCCTCTCCGACAAACCCCTCTCCGACGAACCCCTCTTCGCGAACCTCTCCTCTAAACTCCTCTCCGTCAAGACTGCGGGCAAAATTCCCTCACCTTATTCCTTCACCTCTTCGTCAAATAGCAAATTCCCTAATCGTCCCATTTTCTTTCTTATACCTAGACACATTAAAACCGCGACAGGGTGACGGCAGCAACAGCCAATAGCCATGTCTAGGGTTTTAGGAACTTGCAGGGTGCTCATGGCGGCGGCTAAGGACGGGTCCAAGGAAGCATCAACGAAGGCGGTGGCCAAGGGGGCGGCGAAGCCCAAGGGGGCCTTTCATCGGAAGCTGCCTATGTCTCCAGCGATGAGCAAATTCCTCGGCGTCCCAGAAATCACACGGGTGGATGCCGTCAAAAAGATCTGGGAGCACATCAAAGCAAACCAGCTCCAGGTTCGAACCCCGCTTTCTCCTTTGCTAATACTTTCGTCAATATATCTAGGGTTATGGGAAATCATACTCATGTATTTGTGCTTTTTTCACTTTTTATGAATCTTATCATTCCAGGATTGTTAGGGTTATATCTCACTGTTGTGGCTAAAGTCCTTGGTAAAACTAATTATGGTCTGGTATGCTAAATGTTGTTGCCATCAAGTGATCACTCTGGTTTTGGTAATTTCTGCTTTGTGCTTTTAGTTCTACATTACGAATGTTGTCATCGGTTGATTTCTACTTGATTGATGGTTTATGGTGAAGTGGTTGAATATGTATAATTTTATTATCTAGTTCTTATTGTTTTTGGAGGTTTAGGGCCAGTTCACAATACCATTAGTTTTTTCCTGCACTCTCATAGTTAAAGACATGTTATGAGATTCACTACGATCATAGTTCATCTTATTATCCTTTTTCAGCCAATGCTACTTTCACTTTGCAATGCGTTGGGTTATACATTGTGTTGTTTTAGTTGAGCCTAGCTTTAAGTGATTACAAAGAAATGTTATGAGATTCTCTCGAATTGatggagaaaataaataaaatctcaCTCAAACACTAGGCAAGAACCATTGTCAAACACAATGTTGATGTTTTTGTAATTCTTTTTTCCATGGAAATGGAACTAGATCAGATAGTGGAGATGCTTGTTTCTGTCAATTACTTAAATGAATCATAAATGGAAGGGAAGCTATGGAAGAAATATCATAATTCTATCcatactttttccttatatttTTCACCTCTTTACTAGCTATTAGATATGTTCTTTAAGGATCTGATTATTTGGATGGAAGATAGAACGAAAATGATCTTTGTTCATTTATGTGCCACTTTTAGTCTGATACCCTTAGAACTAATTGATTTCTTTATTCATGCATAGGGTGAGTGTTTTTTCCCCCTAAGAATACAAGTTCAATGTCTATATCTGTGATCTTAATTTTAGACTCAATGAgactttcttttcctttcctatacaTCAATCGACTTCTATACTTGCACCTAGGGTAGAGTGTTATTCTAATAATTCAGTCTCATATTCTTGGTTTAGTTGGAACATTCTCCTTTGGTATTGAAATATTTTGTTATACTATTTTCAACTCATACAAAATACTGAATCATGTTATATAACTAGACAGATTGGAATCATGAAGTGTATGCCAAGAGTTTCCTTTCACTCACTGTCGACGGGGTCTGTGTGAAAAAAGAAGCTTGTAGTATTAATAAGGTAGCAGAGTATCAACATTAAGCCTTTGAAGTAGTTTGCAGTGCCCTCCTAAAAAAGAAAAACAACCATTATTTGACAGAAAATTGGTATTGTACTCTTACTATTCTGAAAATGTGACAGAAACGATTGGAAAAATTTTACCGAATTCAAAATCTTTAAACAAAGTGCGAGAAGATGCATATATTGACTAATGAGCAAAGCCAACCTCAAAAGTCAAGTCTTGAGACCTTACCATATGTTTAGAACAATTTGTATTGATGGATGACTGGTGAGCATGACTGGTGAATGTACTAGAATGTGTTTTTTGCTATATGATTTGTCAAACAAagaatgatatgctatgaatgacaaatAATATAGTCTGTAGATGTATCTTACTGTTGCTTTTTCAATAGACGAGGACTACTTATTATCTTGTCCAACATTGTCACATTTGACAATGAGAAGGAATTTCGGTAATGCGAGAAGAATATATCTATGTGATTTATAACATTAATATGCCTGTTAAAGAAATGTAGCCAGTAAAATATAAAACCAATCCAAGATATCATTCTAGGTTCTATGTATAGAATCATGTGTGGCTTTGGTTGCTTTTTTTCTTGTTAGATGAAAAACTTAATATAGGAAGTATTTGTATTTATATTCGCTGGAAattattaaaaatgatttaaatactTTTTTGCATATTCATCAGGATATCATCACTGAGAATGGTCATTTAGCAGGTATATTTGTTTAGCCAAATACTTTCTTATTCTTGAAAAGCATAAAGATCCCATGCATGCGAACAATGAACCCTATTCTCTAGTTATCTTTTGCAGATTTGTTCATCATGATAAGTTATTCCATTTGTTAAGTATGACAAAAAGCTAGCGAAGTACCTTTGTGGGCACTGGGTGCACTAATTTACCTGCCAAAGATCCATTTCTTTCTTCTGTCTTTCTcaatccaaattttctcattGCTGTATGGTGTGAATTGTGacctttttttttcaactttaagagtgaaaatttcttttgcataatactgatggtattgTTTTCTATGGCAGATACATagtggtaggtgttttgtcccaGTCTCAAGCCGATAATCCTTTTTTATCAGTATATCTAGTAGAAGGAAGCATGCAAATCGTTGTCTTCGAGGTCGGTTAGCTATTTTgtgctttttttttgttttaaattcgaatgtcactatcta contains:
- the LOC122030566 gene encoding upstream activation factor subunit spp27-like, with the protein product MSRVLGTCRVLMAAAKDGSKEASTKAVAKGAAKPKGAFHRKLPMSPAMSKFLGVPEITRVDAVKKIWEHIKANQLQIHSGRCFVPVSSR